The nucleotide sequence GGACGGCGGTGTCACCAAGATCGGCTTCGCCTTCGTGGCCGGCCGCTGGGCCTCGCCGTTCTGGCAGACATGGGATCTGATCATGCTCTGGCTCGCCACGCTGCACGGCGCGAACGGCCTGCGCACGATCATCAACGACTACGCGGAGCGGGACACCACCCGCCTGTGGCTGAAGGCGCTGCTCTACACGGCGGCAGGATTCACCATCGTGCTCGGCACTCTGGTGATCTTCACCTTCGACCCGAACATCCGCTAGGCCCCGGGGCTGAGGTATCCACTCATGAAGATCCATAAGTACGACACCGTCATCGTCGGCGCCGGCGGGGCCGGAATGCGCGCGGCCATCGAGTCGACCAAGCGCAGCCGCACCGCGGTGCTCACCAAGCTCTACCCGACCCGCTCCCACACCGGCGCGGCACAGGGCGGCATGGCCGCCGCCCTCGCCAACGTCGAGGAGGACAACTGGGAGTGGCACACCTTCGACACGATCAAGGGCGGTGACTACCTGGTCGACCAGGACGCCGCCGAGATCCTGGCGAAGGAGGCCATCGACTCCGTCCTCGACCTGGAGAAGATGGGCCTGCCGTTCAACCGCACCCCGAACGGCACCATCGACCAGCGCCGCTTCGGCGGCCACAGCCGTAACCACGGCGAGGCCCCGGTCCGCCGGTCCTGCTACGCCTCGGACCGCACCGGCCACATGATCCTCCAGACGCTGTACCAGAACTGCGTCAAGGAGGGCGTGGAGTTCTTCAACGAGTTCTACGTCCTGGACCTCCTGATGACCGAGGTCGACGGGGTCAAGCGCACCGCCGGTGTGGTGGCCTACGAGCTGGCCACCGGTGAGCTGCACGTCTTCCAGGCGAAGGCCGTCGTCTTCGCCTCCGGCGGCTGCGGCAAGTTCTTCAAGGTGACCTCCAACGCGCACACCCTCACCGGTGACGGCCAGGCGGTCGCCTACCGGCGCGGGCTGCCGCTGGAGGACATGGAGTTCTTCCAGTTCCACCCGACCGGCATCTGGCGCATGGGCATCCTGCTGACGGAGGGCGCCCGCGGTGAGGGCGGCATC is from Streptomyces hygroscopicus and encodes:
- a CDS encoding succinate dehydrogenase, with product MSAETTTPASDPVTGYDVDHPAPVIEPPRARTRKTPRATRTNFEMYGWLFMRLSGVLLVVLVLGHLLIQLVLDGGVTKIGFAFVAGRWASPFWQTWDLIMLWLATLHGANGLRTIINDYAERDTTRLWLKALLYTAAGFTIVLGTLVIFTFDPNIR